Part of the Candidatus Thiothrix putei genome, GATTTGGGGTTCGGGAATGTCCCACTGTTGCCGACATTCACCTGTCTCAATCAGGGCTTCGGTTAGCGGCAAACCACAGTCGCAATGCCCGGCAACACCGTAATATTCCACGTGATCGGGTGATGGGTGCATCACGAGGCTATGCCCTTTATGACCTGGCTGGCCACCTTTTGGGCGTTGTCCAAGCTGACGCGGCTGTGCGGGTTGGCGTTTCAGTCCATCCGATGACGGGGGCTTGTGTGAATTTTTACTGTTTTTGTTGAGCTGTGCTTCCAGCTCATTCACGCGGGCGGTCAACTGATCAATACGGTCAAACAGCGTCAACACTAACTCCACCAATTCGGCGTGGCTTAACTGCTGGAGACTTTCTCGTGTTGGGCGGGGTAGCTGGTTCATATCGATAGTGTAGCTGATTTTTTAGGAGACTGAGTAGTTACGATAAATTAAATAATATTGGTTGTTATAATGTTGAAATATTCGATGATATTGAAGTTAAAATCAATATAGATCTCAATTTCTTTGGAAAAAAAACGTGCGTTGATATTTGGTTTTCAGATTATGACTTAACCAGTATTAAATCACAGGATTTTATAATTAATAGTTTACATGAGTTTGAAGCTGGCATTTCTTTGGTAGAGGTTGAAATTGATGAATATATTACAAAGGAGCGACTTGCAAAATCCGACAAACTGAGTTGCTCAATTTTCAGCATTGACCGAACGCCGCATATTCAGCCGATTTTTTACTCAATTTGACCAACGAAACCTGAGCTTTTTCAGTTTTACCGTAACTTTTGCTAAATTTCACCCATACCAATGCGACTGCTCCTGTTTTTCAGTCAGTCTTCCCGTGTTTTTTCAAAACCAGTCGCCTTATAACAAGACACGCATCAGTTGATCAGCACTCAACACCAAAATCCCAAACATCAGGTGGCTGTAAACTTTTTGTGCGCCTTGCACCCACACATTCCGACCACCAAATTCATCCTTCAGGCGGGCATTGGTTCGTTCTACGGTGCTGCGAATTTTGTAACGCTCGGCATCAGCAGGTTCAAACGCTTCTTTCTGTCCGCCGCGAGGATTGTGATCAATCAGAGGGACATGCCCCAGATGACGGCTGTATTCGTGCAAATCAGCACTGCAATAGGCTGCATCCATCAGGTCGTAGAGACTGGTGACACGTTGGGCACTGATTTGAGAGAGTGGGATGGCTGCCCCGCTGTCGTGAAAGGAGGCGGAAGACAGAATGGCTGCTATCGGGACACCACAATCGGCGGTATCGATATGCAGTTTGTAGCCGTTCCAACTGTGCTTGTAGCCTTGGGCATTCTTCTTCGTCCCCCGGTTACACTGAACCGGTATCTCATCGAGTGCTTGCTGAAGTGACTGTTCCCGTTGGCGCTGAATCCGTGTTTGCCCTTGTTTTTTCTTTGGCTTTTCCTCGGCAACAGGCCGTTCACGTGCCTCAATGGCTGTTGAATCCCGACACAGGTGGCCGATCAGCGCATCGCCCAAATACGTTTTCACCAACGTTTCATGCACACGTTCCGCTAAACGCTGTTCAGCAAATTCAGCGAAGGCACGTGAAAAGGTGGATTCGGAAGGCAGTTTCTTGGTCAGGGGAAACCCGCAGATGCGTCGCAGGGAGCGATCGTTTTGCAGCCGGTCAATGAGTGCTCGCGTATTGACAATATTGAGCACGCTTTTGGCGACAAAAGCATTGGCAAACCAAGATCGCTCCGTCGCTGGCCGTCCAGACCCATCACGAAAAGAGCGCACAAAATCTTCAATGCGCGTCAGCTCCAGTACGTGAATGAGTTTTTCAAGCTTGGGGGTCAATGTGCCAAAGGTATCATTGAAGCAAGGTAGTATTTCAATTTGCAGCAAACTCCAGCGTTGTG contains:
- a CDS encoding transposase, which codes for MNSTERALIAQRWSLLQIEILPCFNDTFGTLTPKLEKLIHVLELTRIEDFVRSFRDGSGRPATERSWFANAFVAKSVLNIVNTRALIDRLQNDRSLRRICGFPLTKKLPSESTFSRAFAEFAEQRLAERVHETLVKTYLGDALIGHLCRDSTAIEARERPVAEEKPKKKQGQTRIQRQREQSLQQALDEIPVQCNRGTKKNAQGYKHSWNGYKLHIDTADCGVPIAAILSSASFHDSGAAIPLSQISAQRVTSLYDLMDAAYCSADLHEYSRHLGHVPLIDHNPRGGQKEAFEPADAERYKIRSTVERTNARLKDEFGGRNVWVQGAQKVYSHLMFGILVLSADQLMRVLL